Proteins encoded by one window of Myripristis murdjan chromosome 1, fMyrMur1.1, whole genome shotgun sequence:
- the metrnlb gene encoding meteorin-like protein: MLRPWAAHWITAVLLCRAVAQYSSDQCSWRGSGLSHESHRRDVEQVYLRCSQGSLEWLYPTGAIIVNLRPNIEPTSGRMPDLHACIKPHTESQGALVYLEQAGDLMLLLGEKEQAQGMVQCFSLAEGALFVEAVSQTDISRRITAFQYELVPSQGPGAHMYPYLHPGIVACKPCSDEEVLMAVCTSDFVGSGFIRGAEASSSSSSSSPASGIKDHSSVVVTLRRLFRQKSGVFAWAGARVRGWSGRVNMPLQCGVHPGGDEYLLTGPVHFGEAWLGCAPRYKDFLKLYTAAQETGTNPCQVDTD; this comes from the exons ATGCTCCGGCCGTGGGCTGCGCACTGGATTacagctgtgctgctctgtcGGGCGGTGGCACAATACTCCAGCGACCAGTGCAGCTGGCGAGGAAG TGGTCTGAGTCATGAGTCCCATCGTCGAGACGTGGAGCAGGTCTACCTGCGTTGCTCCCAGGGCTCCCTGGAGTGGCTCTATCCCACAGGGGCCATTATTGTCAACCTGCGGCCAAACATAGAGCCCACATCAGGACGCATGCCAGACCTCCACGCCTGCATCAAGCCCCACACAGAATCCCAG GGGGCCCTGGTGTATCTGGAGCAGGCTGGGGatctgatgctgctgttggGAGAGAAGGAGCAGGCTCAGGGCATGGTGCAGTGCTTCAGCCTGGCAGAGGGGGCGCTCTTTGTGGAGGCAGTTTCACAGACTGACATCAGCAGGAGGATCACAGCTTTCCAATATGAGCTGGTGCCCAGCCAGGGGCCCGGGGCACACATGTACCCATACCTGCACCCCGGCATAG TTGCCTGTAAACCATGTTCAGATGAAGAGGTCCTCATGGCTGTGTGTACCAGTGACTTTG TGGGGAGTGGCTTCATTCGAGGAGCAGAggcgtcctcctcctcctcctcatcctctccagcATCAGGTATTAAGGACCACTCCTCTGTTGTGGTGACCCTGCGCCGGCTGTTCCGCCAGAAGAGCGGGGTGTTCGCCTGGGCTGGAGCCAGAGTTAGGGGCTGGTCTGGACGGGTCAATATGCCCCTGCAGTGCGGCGTGCATCCTGGAGGAGATGAGTACCTGTTGACAGGCCCGGTCCATTTCGGCGAAGCCTGGCTGGGTTGCGCACCGCGCTACAAGGACTTCCTGAAGCTCTACACGGCAGCACAGGAAACAGGAACAAACCCCTGTCAAGTGGACACAGACTGA
- the LOC115362327 gene encoding polymeric immunoglobulin receptor-like, with protein MWSLQKTLFILCIALKYSPNAASVIHVFGYEGREAEVSCRYDAGYESYSKYLCRGECDYTDVLIETGQTKKGRYSFSDDKNKRIFIVTISDLNYKDGGKYWCGVTRTGKDLYKEVKLQVVSDMCCGEVSTAQGEEGSPMSISCPYPPEHQHNLKYLCRGKRPSTCLRQAVITSNNSSRGRFSIHDDKVAGNFTVTISRLTPNDSGSYLCGVHITNGLDVFSAVELEVKDALHVNSVVVIVPVGLAGGLILTIVILTIVCKRKRGKIQDTGLSMNTNTSKTAKINKIRADVACTELGSSKLQSGFQHNDNSDDEEPDYQNLGVEDDIYCNQVVIEKQKTDVENSLRVTISALQKEDEGAYRCGVKNAATQTNYTEVNLHINDGRCCSDKVTHTAFTGGNVDIMCNYSEEHRDSIKYFCKEQAPVCDFKVASGKCPYQLGRFSLSESRNNDSFTVTIRELTKTDKGSYWCGAVTQTAEVTYIALITKIILKVQNWKDYSFQPIRFDAGENATLGCPYLDKYQNSEKFFCKSENPHYCHPTNIVATTHQRDAAGRFSLEDDSAATLLKLHIRNVTKEDAGIYWCGTNIKWTPESHKGFNLTVELLPRGRNSSSLTLSPAAHGTLGVIAVPVSLVVMLLVAVLFFNYRHQKKNHAKEMASPTHGLYEVIGNRQEVGVHDDL; from the exons ATGTGGAGCCTGCAGAAAACACTGTTCATCCTCTGCA TTGCTCTGAAATATTCACCAAATGCAGCAAGCGTGATCCACGTATTTGGATATGAGGGGAGAGAAGCTGAAGTTTCCTGCCGTTATGACGCAGGATATGAGTCTTACTCCAAGTACCTGTGCAGAGGAGAGTGTGACTACACAGACGTTCTCATTGAGACTGGACAAACTAAGAAGGGCAGATACTCATTCTCTGAcgacaaaaacaagagaatcttCATCGTGACCATCTCTGACCTCAACTATAAGGACGGTGGGAAATACTGGTGCGGGGTGACAAGGACTGGCAAAGATCTCTAcaaagaagtgaaactgcaaGTGGTCTCAG ACATGTGCTGCGGTGAAGTCTCCACAGCCCAGGGTGAAGAAGGAAGTCCCATGTCCATCAGCTGTCCGTATCCTCCTGAGCACCAGCACAACCTCAAGTACCTGTGCAGAGGAAAAAGGCCCTCCACCTGCCTGCGACAGGCGGTCATCACCTCTAACAACAGCTCCAGAGGACGATTCAGCATCCATGATGACAAGGTGGCAGGAAACTTCACAGTGACCATCTCCAGGTTGACTCCAAATGACTCTGGCTCGTACCTGTGTGGTGTTCATATTACCAACGGTCTGGATGTGTTCTCTGCTGTTGAGCTGGAAGTCAAAG ACGCTCTACACGTGAACTCTGTCGTTGTCATTGTGCCTGTCGGCCTGGCTGGAGGCCTGATACTTACAATAGTGATACTTACCATTGTTTGCAAGCGGAAACGTGGCAAAATACAAG ATACTGGACTgagcatgaacacaaacacaagcaagaCCGCCAAG ATCAATAAGATTCGGGCAGATGTGGCATGCACAGAGCTGGGCTCCTCCAAGCTGCAAAGCGGATTCCAGCACAATGATAATTCAGACGACGAAGAGCCGGATTACCAAAACCTGGGTGTCGAGGACGACATCTACTGCAATCAAGTTGTCATTGAAAAGCAGAAA ACTGACGTGGAGAACAGCCTCAGGGTGACCATCAGCGCCCTGCAGAAAGAGGATGAGGGGGCTTACAGATGTGGAGTGAAAAATGCTGCCACTCAGACCAACTACACTGAAGTGAATTTACACATAAATGATG GTCGATGCTGTTCAGACAAAGTTACACACACTGCTTTCACCGGAGGAAATGTAGACATAATGTGCAACTACTCAGAGGAGCACCGGGACAGCATCAAATATTTCTGCAAGGAACAAGCTCCAGTGTGTGATTTTAAAGTTGCCAGTGGAAAATGCCCCTACCAGCTAGGCAGATTCTCTCTGTCTGAGAGTAGAAACAATGATTCCTTCACCGTGACCATTAGAGAGCTGACTAAAACAGATAAGGGGTCCTACTGGTGTGGAGCAGTAACACAGACAGCTGAGGTGACTTACATCGCTCTCATCACCAAAATCATCCTCAAGGTTCAAA ACTGGAAAGATTACAGTttccaaccaatcagatttgATGCTGGAGAGAATGCCACTTTAGGGTGCCCATATCTAGATAAATATCAAAACAGTGAAAAGTTCTTCTGCAAATCAGAAAATCCTCATTACTGTCACCCCACCAACATTGTTGCAACAACGCATCAGAGGGATGCAGCGGGACGGTTTTCTCTGGAAGATGACTCAGCAGCGACACTTCTCAAACTCCACATCAGGAATGTGACGAAGGAGGATGCTGGCATCTACTGGTGTGGCACCAATATCAAGTGGACCCCTGAAAGTCACAAGGGATTCAACCTCACTGTAG AATTGCTACCTAGAGGAAGGAACTCATCTTCTCTAACGTTATCACCTGCAGCTCACG GCACTTTGGGTGTCATCGCTGTGCCTGTCAGTTTGGTTGTGATGCTGCTCGTGGCCGTCCTGTTTTTCAACTACAGACATCAGAAGAAAAATCATGCTAAAG aAATGGCTTCACCAACACACGGCTTGTATGAGGTCATTGGCAACAGGCAAGAGGTCGGCGTCCATGATGACCTGTAA